In Elaeis guineensis isolate ETL-2024a chromosome 1, EG11, whole genome shotgun sequence, a genomic segment contains:
- the LOC105032283 gene encoding uncharacterized protein, giving the protein MLPEDQKAFRKWQVDELVDDAYESVIRHANTICLMHNALTTLSRLVTKTEEELKVVKHRSAEIEAKLKADLQETGEKLKAAAEKLEVMEARVAAAESTAETAELCLIEAKKRIQAAEQRAAVVEEKATRAEEKTPRAMEIYLASEEFKQEIAKGAAHSFMRVFQDCQAQVKRLLLEADLSSLLATTTTLPLHPLMVRLRKPF; this is encoded by the exons ATGCTCCCCGAAGACCAAAAGGCATTCAGAAAGTGGCAGGTCGACGAGCTAGTTGACGACGCCTACGAGTCCGTCATCCGG CATGCCAACACCATCTGCCTCATGCACAATGCGCTGACGACACTAAGTCGTCTGGTAACAAAGACTGAGGAGGAGCTGAAGGTCGTCAAGCACAGGTCCGCCGAGATCGAAGCAAAATTGAAGGCCGACCTGCAGGAGACGGGGGAGAAATTGAAGGCAGCGGCCGAGAAGTTGGAAGTGATGGAGGCTCGGGTTGCAGCGGCAGAGTCTACAGCTGAAACAGCAGAACTCTGTTTAATTGAGGCCAAGAAGAGAATCCAAGCGGCCGAGCAGCGAGCAGCTGTGGTTGAGGAAAAGGCTACTCGAGCTGAAGAAAAGACTCCCCGAGCCATGGAAATTTACCTCGCCTCAGAAGAGTTCAAGCAGGAGATCGCCAAAGGAGCTGCCCACTCTTTCATGCGGGTCTTCCAGGACTGCCAAGCTCAAGTAAAAAGACTTCTCCTGGAAGCCGATCTAAGTAGCCTGCTGGCGACAACAACGACGCTGCCCCTTCATCCACTGATGGTTAGGCTTCGCAagcctttttga